Proteins encoded within one genomic window of Streptomyces kaniharaensis:
- a CDS encoding DUF2752 domain-containing protein: MRTPSAARRPGSGRGGFAVPARLRIAGPPLAVLAGGLAGSVYLWSRNPHLAGQALPFCPWRRITGLQCPGCGGTRMAYDLMHGDLAAAFHDNALLLISLPLVVLLYLTWLREGLAGRSWRPPLGRRGTAVLLGTAVAWTVVRNLW; the protein is encoded by the coding sequence TTGCGCACGCCAAGCGCGGCACGCCGCCCCGGCTCCGGCCGGGGCGGCTTCGCCGTGCCCGCGCGCCTGCGCATCGCGGGCCCGCCGCTGGCGGTGCTCGCCGGCGGCCTGGCCGGCTCGGTCTACCTGTGGTCGCGCAACCCCCACCTGGCCGGGCAGGCACTGCCGTTCTGCCCCTGGCGGCGGATCACCGGCCTTCAGTGCCCCGGCTGCGGCGGCACCCGGATGGCGTACGACCTGATGCACGGCGACCTGGCGGCGGCCTTCCACGACAACGCGCTGCTGCTCATCTCGCTGCCGCTGGTCGTGCTGCTGTACCTGACCTGGCTGCGCGAGGGGCTGGCCGGGCGGAGCTGGCGCCCGCCGCTCGGGCGGCGCGGCACGGCGGTGCTGCTGGGCACGGCCGTGGCCTGGACGGTCGTGCGCAATCTCTGGTGA
- a CDS encoding TM2 domain-containing protein, with the protein MSYPPQPGQQPYPGQPYPGQPYPGQPEYSDKSKIVAGILQLFLGGFGIGRFYTGHIGMGIAQLLTCGGFGFWALIDGIMFLVSNDRTDAQGRLLRG; encoded by the coding sequence GTGTCGTACCCCCCTCAGCCCGGCCAGCAGCCGTACCCGGGCCAGCCGTACCCCGGCCAGCCGTACCCGGGCCAGCCGGAGTACTCCGACAAGTCGAAGATCGTCGCGGGCATCCTGCAGCTTTTCCTCGGCGGGTTCGGCATCGGCCGCTTCTACACCGGTCACATCGGCATGGGCATCGCCCAGCTCCTGACCTGCGGTGGTTTCGGCTTCTGGGCCCTGATCGACGGCATCATGTTCCTGGTCAGCAACGACCGCACGGACGCCCAGGGCCGTCTGCTGCGCGGCTGA
- a CDS encoding DEAD/DEAH box helicase: MPLFSDAPEPHAPNRAAGHAAPTSSHHLSPAFPGRAPWGTAGKLRAWQQGALDRYIETQPRDFLAVATPGAGKTTFALTLASYLLHNHLVQQVTVVAPTEHLKKQWAEAAARIGIKLDPAYSSGPLSREYHGIAITYAGVGVNPMLHRNRTESRKTLVIMDEIHHAGDSKSWGEACFEAFEPATRRLALTGTPFRSDTNPIPFVQYEAGSDGIRKSVADYTYGYGNALADHVVRPVIFLSYSGNMRWRTKSGDELEARLGEPMTKDLIAQAWRTALAPQGEWIPAVLQAADRRLTEVRKAIPDAGGLVIATDQTVARAYAKMLREISGEKVTLVLSDEAEASKRISEYSEGTSRWMVAVRMVSEGVDVPRLCVGVYATSISTPLFFAQAVGRFVRARKRGETASVFLPTIPMLLGFANEMELQRDHVLDRPKKEGEGLFDEEDRLLAEAERANDGPDGTGGEEFSYEALGSDAVFDRVLYNAMEFGMQAHPGSEEEEDYLGIPGLLEPDQVQMLLQKRQHRQIQRSKGRPADEADLLELPAEQRPVVTHQELRELRKELNALVAAWHHRTSQPHGTIHNELRRQCGGPLTAQATVNQLKARIARIREWAK; the protein is encoded by the coding sequence ATGCCGCTCTTCTCCGACGCGCCCGAGCCGCACGCGCCCAACCGGGCCGCCGGCCACGCCGCACCCACCTCCTCGCACCACCTCTCGCCGGCCTTCCCCGGCCGTGCCCCGTGGGGTACCGCGGGCAAGCTCCGGGCCTGGCAGCAGGGTGCGCTGGACAGGTACATCGAGACGCAGCCGCGCGACTTCCTCGCGGTCGCCACCCCGGGCGCAGGCAAGACGACCTTCGCGCTGACCCTGGCCTCGTACCTGCTGCACAACCACCTGGTGCAGCAGGTGACCGTCGTCGCGCCGACCGAGCACCTGAAGAAGCAGTGGGCCGAGGCCGCCGCGCGGATAGGCATCAAGCTGGACCCGGCGTACTCCTCGGGCCCGCTCTCCCGTGAGTACCACGGCATCGCGATCACCTACGCGGGCGTCGGGGTCAACCCGATGCTGCACCGCAACCGGACCGAGTCCCGCAAGACCCTCGTCATCATGGACGAGATCCACCACGCCGGTGACTCGAAGTCCTGGGGCGAGGCCTGCTTCGAGGCCTTCGAGCCGGCCACCCGCCGGCTGGCGCTGACCGGAACACCGTTCCGCTCGGACACCAACCCGATCCCGTTCGTCCAGTACGAGGCGGGCAGCGACGGCATCCGCAAGTCCGTCGCCGACTACACCTACGGTTACGGTAACGCGCTCGCCGACCACGTCGTCCGGCCGGTGATCTTCCTCAGCTACAGCGGCAACATGCGCTGGCGCACCAAGTCCGGGGACGAACTGGAGGCCCGGCTCGGCGAGCCGATGACCAAGGACCTCATCGCCCAGGCCTGGCGCACCGCGCTGGCCCCGCAGGGCGAGTGGATCCCGGCCGTGCTGCAGGCCGCCGACCGCCGGCTGACCGAGGTCCGCAAGGCCATCCCGGACGCCGGCGGGCTGGTCATCGCCACCGACCAGACCGTGGCCCGCGCGTACGCCAAGATGCTGCGCGAGATCAGCGGCGAGAAGGTCACCCTCGTCCTCTCCGACGAGGCCGAGGCGTCCAAGCGCATCTCCGAGTACTCGGAGGGCACTTCCCGCTGGATGGTCGCTGTCCGGATGGTGTCCGAGGGCGTCGACGTGCCGCGGCTGTGTGTCGGGGTGTACGCGACCTCGATCTCCACCCCGTTGTTCTTCGCCCAGGCCGTCGGCCGCTTCGTGCGCGCCCGCAAGCGCGGCGAGACGGCCTCCGTGTTCCTGCCGACCATCCCGATGCTGCTGGGCTTCGCCAACGAGATGGAACTGCAGCGGGACCACGTCCTGGACCGCCCCAAGAAGGAGGGCGAGGGCCTGTTCGACGAGGAGGACCGGCTGCTCGCCGAGGCCGAGCGGGCCAACGACGGCCCGGACGGCACGGGCGGCGAGGAGTTCTCCTACGAGGCGCTCGGCTCCGACGCGGTCTTCGACCGGGTGCTGTACAACGCCATGGAATTCGGCATGCAGGCCCACCCGGGGAGCGAGGAGGAGGAGGACTACCTCGGCATCCCGGGCCTGTTGGAGCCGGACCAGGTGCAGATGCTGCTGCAGAAGCGTCAGCACCGGCAGATCCAGCGCAGCAAGGGCCGGCCCGCCGACGAGGCCGACCTGCTGGAGCTTCCGGCCGAGCAGCGCCCGGTCGTCACCCACCAGGAACTGCGCGAGCTGCGCAAGGAGTTGAACGCGCTGGTGGCCGCGTGGCACCACCGCACCAGCCAGCCGCACGGCACCATCCACAACGAGCTGCGCCGGCAGTGCGGCGGTCCGCTCACCGCGCAGGCGACCGTGAATCAGCTGAAGGCGCGGATCGCCCGAATCCGGGAATGGGCGAAGTAA
- a CDS encoding bifunctional lysylphosphatidylglycerol flippase/synthetase MprF, producing the protein MIRADTAPALIGQRERERDRGADRAPVTRTPEPGPQRARRTARLVGAWLRSAPLTLLLLVLLWGVGAASGSLSGPSERLLDRAGVGVPTLAEGRWWTPFTSLFWCSGPGAYVFTTLLLLLVGPAAERRLGRRRTLAVLVVGQLAGTLLGTGLVAAGSRAGEQWTESVADQVAIGPGVGLFALAGVLGYRLTVLWRRRLHLLVLLVPLLMTLYVGHLQSVQRCAAALLGLGVGALLSRGRLHLRTRRSSHTETRVLVALCLVAAAFGPLIASFYDNATGPFNTFSELYFSHRLSPDEVAEFCAMSAHDCARAHAVERIFDTPGRLMAALFPALLLVLAEGLRRGLRFAWRITVGAELLWVALLVWLYNDAGPVSGDVIQYFVEALLLPLLTTCLLLVTRQRFRLRLPGRTVRRLAAVLGGAAVAASAAYAGLGVLAADQFEPGATFRGLLHGLPAQFLPPAYNDLLPDYPIAVGPVARFLETYSGLAFWAVALSALLLAFRRPVVHTDAAAAARARALLTAHGGGTLSFITTWDGNHYWFDEEGRAAVAYRVLGTVALTTGDPFGEPAARARAVAGFAHYCDARGWTPCFYSVSRDTRAAAAQLGWRSVQVAEDTVVALPELAFTGRKWQDIRTALNKAGRQGITAEWWAHHEAPLALKDQIRSISEEWVSEKGLPEMGFTLGGLEELDDPDVRVLVAVDEQRVVHGLTSWMPVYEDGVPVGWTLDFMRRRSDGFRGVNEFLIASAALGFKEEGARFLSLSGAPLARSGQDEEPTGLQRMLDWMGRVLEPVYGFRSLLAFKAKFQPEYRPMYMAYPDPAALPGITRAIGKAYLPHLTAAQGVRLMRRLSG; encoded by the coding sequence GTGATACGGGCCGACACCGCGCCCGCCCTGATCGGCCAGCGGGAACGGGAGCGGGACCGCGGCGCCGACCGCGCGCCGGTCACCCGCACGCCCGAACCCGGGCCGCAGCGGGCCCGGCGGACGGCCCGGCTCGTCGGCGCGTGGCTGCGGTCCGCGCCGCTGACGCTGCTCCTGCTCGTCCTCCTGTGGGGCGTCGGCGCGGCCAGCGGCAGCCTGTCCGGCCCGTCCGAGCGGCTGCTCGACCGGGCCGGGGTCGGCGTGCCGACGCTCGCCGAGGGCCGCTGGTGGACGCCGTTCACCTCGCTGTTCTGGTGCTCCGGGCCCGGCGCGTACGTGTTCACCACCCTGCTGCTGCTCCTGGTCGGCCCGGCCGCGGAGCGCCGGCTCGGCCGCCGGCGGACCCTCGCGGTGCTGGTCGTCGGGCAGCTGGCGGGCACCCTGCTCGGCACCGGGCTGGTCGCGGCCGGCTCCCGGGCCGGCGAGCAGTGGACCGAGTCGGTGGCCGACCAGGTCGCGATCGGCCCCGGCGTCGGCCTGTTCGCCCTGGCCGGGGTGCTCGGCTACCGGCTCACCGTGCTCTGGCGCCGCCGGCTGCACCTGCTGGTGCTGCTCGTCCCGCTGCTCATGACGCTGTACGTCGGGCACCTGCAGAGCGTCCAGCGGTGCGCCGCCGCGCTGCTCGGGCTGGGCGTGGGCGCGCTGCTCTCGCGCGGCCGGCTGCACCTGCGCACCCGCCGCTCCTCGCACACCGAGACCCGGGTGCTGGTGGCGCTGTGCCTGGTCGCCGCCGCGTTCGGCCCGCTGATCGCCTCCTTCTACGACAACGCGACGGGGCCGTTCAACACCTTCTCCGAGCTGTACTTCTCGCACCGGCTCAGCCCGGACGAGGTCGCCGAGTTCTGCGCGATGTCGGCGCACGACTGCGCCCGCGCGCACGCCGTCGAGCGGATCTTCGACACCCCCGGCCGGCTGATGGCGGCACTGTTCCCGGCGCTGCTGCTGGTGCTGGCCGAGGGGCTGCGCCGCGGGCTGCGGTTCGCGTGGCGGATCACCGTCGGCGCCGAACTGCTCTGGGTGGCGCTGCTGGTGTGGCTGTACAACGACGCCGGGCCGGTCTCCGGGGACGTGATCCAGTACTTCGTCGAGGCGCTGCTGCTGCCGCTGCTCACCACGTGCCTGCTGCTGGTCACCCGGCAGCGGTTCCGGCTGCGGCTGCCCGGCCGGACGGTCCGCCGGCTGGCGGCCGTCCTGGGCGGAGCCGCGGTGGCGGCCTCCGCCGCGTACGCCGGCCTCGGGGTGCTCGCCGCCGACCAGTTCGAGCCGGGGGCGACCTTCCGCGGGCTGCTGCACGGGCTGCCCGCGCAGTTCCTGCCGCCCGCCTACAACGACCTGCTGCCGGACTACCCGATCGCGGTCGGCCCGGTGGCCCGCTTCCTGGAGACGTACAGCGGGCTGGCGTTCTGGGCGGTCGCGCTCAGCGCGCTGCTGCTGGCCTTCCGGCGGCCGGTGGTGCACACCGACGCCGCGGCCGCGGCCCGGGCCCGGGCGCTGCTCACCGCCCACGGCGGCGGGACGCTGTCCTTCATCACCACCTGGGACGGCAACCACTACTGGTTCGACGAGGAGGGCCGGGCGGCGGTCGCCTACCGGGTGCTGGGCACGGTGGCGCTGACCACCGGCGACCCGTTCGGTGAACCGGCGGCCCGCGCCCGGGCGGTGGCCGGCTTCGCCCACTACTGCGACGCGCGTGGCTGGACGCCGTGCTTCTACAGCGTCTCCCGGGACACCCGGGCCGCCGCCGCGCAGCTCGGCTGGCGCTCGGTGCAGGTCGCCGAGGACACCGTGGTCGCGTTGCCCGAACTGGCCTTCACCGGCCGCAAGTGGCAGGACATCCGGACGGCCCTGAACAAGGCGGGCCGGCAGGGCATCACCGCCGAGTGGTGGGCCCACCACGAGGCGCCGCTCGCGCTGAAGGACCAGATCCGCTCGATCTCGGAGGAATGGGTCTCCGAGAAGGGCCTGCCCGAGATGGGCTTCACCCTCGGCGGGCTGGAGGAGCTGGACGACCCGGACGTGCGGGTGCTGGTCGCGGTGGACGAGCAGCGCGTCGTACACGGGCTGACCAGCTGGATGCCGGTGTACGAGGACGGCGTGCCGGTCGGCTGGACGCTGGACTTCATGCGCCGGCGCTCGGACGGCTTCCGCGGGGTGAACGAGTTCCTGATCGCCTCGGCCGCGCTGGGCTTCAAGGAGGAGGGGGCGCGCTTCCTGTCGCTGTCCGGCGCGCCGCTGGCCCGTTCGGGCCAGGACGAGGAGCCCACCGGGCTCCAGCGGATGCTGGACTGGATGGGCCGGGTGCTGGAGCCGGTGTACGGCTTCCGGTCGTTGCTCGCGTTCAAGGCGAAGTTCCAGCCGGAGTACCGGCCGATGTACATGGCGTACCCCGACCCCGCCGCGCTGCCCGGCATCACGAGGGCCATCGGCAAGGCCTATCTGCCGCACCTGACGGCCGCCCAGGGCGTCCGGCTGATGCGCCGGCTGTCGGGCTGA
- a CDS encoding alpha/beta hydrolase, with product MTPITLATHWNPIDWPLTTGPIPYAVLAAGWGALLALAIGRGRSWWRFRLPAALLTAAALSLLLDAVVDGWWHPFPEGTPRYVTWWTAVALLGFSLVGYRFGRLSWRRRGLAVGLGALVLLMAASQVNRGFGQFPSGRVMLAPWLTKTDALIAPKASRTASTPPDKALSEVWAPPADLPAKGTVSVVPIRGVKSGFAARDAYVYLPPAYQANPRPLLPVVVLITGQPGNPGDWVLAGQVNEALDAFAAEHGGLAPIVVMPDQLGSTWRNTLCLDSKIAKAQTYLAVDVPNWIHQNLQTARGRGSWAVGGASMGGTCALQLAVNAPDVFGTVLDMSGQEEPTLGTREQTVKAAFGGDGAKFDAVDPLQVMARRRFPDTAAAIVVGQGDGEFRPQMEKVFQAVQAAGMKAKFDLMPGGHGWVVFRPGIAAQIPWLAQQTGLIR from the coding sequence ATGACCCCCATCACGCTCGCCACCCACTGGAACCCGATCGACTGGCCGCTCACCACCGGCCCGATCCCGTACGCCGTGCTCGCCGCCGGCTGGGGCGCGCTGCTCGCGCTCGCGATCGGCCGGGGCCGCTCCTGGTGGCGCTTCCGGCTGCCGGCCGCGCTGCTCACCGCCGCGGCGCTCAGCCTGCTGCTCGACGCGGTCGTCGACGGTTGGTGGCACCCCTTCCCCGAGGGCACGCCACGGTACGTCACCTGGTGGACAGCCGTCGCCCTGCTGGGCTTCAGCCTGGTCGGCTACCGGTTCGGCCGGCTGTCGTGGCGGCGCAGGGGGCTCGCGGTCGGCCTGGGCGCGCTCGTCCTGCTGATGGCGGCCTCGCAGGTGAACAGGGGCTTCGGCCAGTTCCCGAGCGGCCGGGTCATGCTCGCGCCCTGGCTGACCAAGACCGATGCGCTGATAGCCCCGAAGGCCAGCCGGACGGCGAGCACGCCGCCGGACAAGGCGCTCTCGGAGGTCTGGGCGCCGCCGGCCGACCTGCCGGCCAAGGGCACCGTGTCGGTGGTGCCGATCCGCGGCGTGAAGTCCGGCTTCGCGGCCCGCGACGCGTACGTCTACCTGCCGCCCGCCTACCAGGCCAACCCGCGTCCGCTGCTGCCGGTCGTCGTCCTGATCACCGGTCAGCCCGGCAACCCGGGGGACTGGGTGCTCGCCGGCCAGGTCAACGAGGCGCTGGACGCCTTCGCGGCCGAGCACGGCGGCCTCGCGCCGATCGTGGTGATGCCCGATCAGCTGGGCTCGACCTGGCGCAACACGCTCTGCCTGGACTCGAAGATCGCCAAGGCGCAGACCTACCTGGCGGTCGACGTCCCCAACTGGATCCACCAGAACCTGCAGACCGCCAGGGGGCGCGGCTCCTGGGCGGTCGGCGGCGCCTCGATGGGCGGCACCTGCGCCCTCCAGCTCGCCGTCAACGCCCCCGACGTCTTCGGCACCGTCCTCGACATGTCCGGGCAGGAGGAACCCACCCTGGGTACCCGAGAACAGACCGTCAAGGCCGCCTTCGGCGGTGACGGGGCGAAGTTCGACGCCGTCGACCCGCTCCAGGTGATGGCCCGCAGGCGCTTCCCGGACACCGCCGCGGCGATCGTCGTCGGCCAGGGCGACGGCGAGTTCCGGCCGCAGATGGAGAAGGTGTTCCAGGCCGTCCAGGCGGCAGGGATGAAGGCCAAGTTCGACCTGATGCCGGGTGGCCACGGCTGGGTCGTGTTCCGCCCCGGCATCGCCGCGCAGATACCGTGGCTGGCCCAGCAGACCGGACTGATCAGGTGA
- a CDS encoding class F sortase, with translation MGAQQSRSPWPGTLAAGAALVLGAWLLHDGGPGELPPLPGAGQGLSGFAPVSVVPPLGPSAPTRIRIPAVKLDAPVTGLGLDADGHLQAPPATDRNLAGWYRGGATPGQRGTAIIAGHVDNRSGPAVFYHLGALHRGDRIEIARADGATAVYQLYAIEVHDRKDFPDDRVYRQAADAQLRVITCGGTYSEEHGYEGNVVAYGFLADTTRPGKAA, from the coding sequence GTGGGCGCCCAGCAGAGCAGGAGCCCGTGGCCGGGCACCCTCGCGGCCGGAGCCGCGCTCGTCCTCGGCGCCTGGCTGCTGCACGACGGCGGGCCCGGAGAGCTGCCGCCCCTCCCCGGAGCCGGGCAGGGCCTGTCCGGGTTCGCCCCGGTCTCGGTCGTCCCGCCGCTCGGCCCGTCCGCCCCGACCCGGATCCGCATCCCCGCCGTGAAACTCGACGCCCCCGTCACCGGCCTCGGCCTCGACGCCGACGGCCACCTCCAGGCGCCACCCGCCACCGACCGGAACCTCGCCGGCTGGTACCGCGGCGGCGCCACCCCGGGGCAACGCGGGACCGCTATCATCGCGGGCCACGTGGACAACAGGAGCGGCCCGGCCGTCTTCTACCACCTGGGGGCGCTCCACCGCGGCGACCGGATCGAGATCGCCCGCGCGGACGGCGCCACCGCCGTCTACCAGCTCTACGCCATCGAAGTGCACGACCGAAAGGACTTCCCGGACGACCGGGTCTACCGTCAGGCCGCCGACGCGCAGCTGCGGGTGATCACCTGCGGCGGCACGTACAGCGAGGAACACGGCTACGAGGGCAACGTCGTGGCCTACGGCTTCCTGGCCGACACCACCCGGCCGGGGAAAGCCGCATGA